In Phragmites australis chromosome 18, lpPhrAust1.1, whole genome shotgun sequence, the genomic window TTGGACTATCTGGGACCTGGAGGGAGCTGTTCTCGTTCTTGTTTAGGCCCTCTTTGGAATAGAGGAACTGTAGaggaattttggaggatttgattcctatatgattttttttctatggaGCCCTTTGGATTATTGGATTGCATAGGAAAATTTCTATAGGATTCATTCTTTCCTTCACTTTTTTAGGCTCCTTTGGTTCGAAGGATTTTCACAGGACTCTTCATTTATCTGGAATTGGTCCTGTTCATGCCGTTGGGTTTAAAGGAATCAGGTAAAGGAATTTCGTAGGAATACTGTACCAATCATATGAAAGCGCAAGATTTCCAAGATCAAGTCAGAGCTCATTTTTTTTGCTCGCTCACGTAGGCTCGAGGTAAACCTACCCAAACAACTTCCGCTCTAAAGTTCCTGTGTTTTCCAATCCCGTGTTTTCCACCTACCACTATcatattcttatatttttcCTATTCCTACGTTTTTTCAATCTTACGTTGTAAAGGAGCCCTTTAGATGATTTTAAACATGATCTCCAACTCATGTTTAAAATTACTTGAGAAGTCCAATGCACAATATGTCTATCTCTCTCCCATTCTCTCTTTCAATAAATTCTTCACGCTAAAAACATCATGTGCTTTTCCTATAGCATATCCAAATAGCTTTGTTGTACAATTCCTGTGTTTTAAATTCGTTTATGATTTCAAGTGGCAGGACGGCAGGACACTTTAATCATATGTTTTTCTGGTCCTACGTTTTGAGAATCATGTGTTTTTTGAGTCCTTAGTGTTCTGCTGTTACCTCCATTTGGACGAGATACCTTTACAAATCACTTCCTTTGTTGCTTGAGAAAACGAAAAGGTTAAATAATGCCCTACAGGGGAAAACAATTGCTCATGTTCTTTGCGAGATTATCTATCTAGACCTAATAATGTTCTACGTGAAATCAATGATCTATATTAGACAGGTGTTTTATGGTGTGAAGGCCTTTGACTCCGGCACTATAATAATAAACAGTTGTGTGCATCTTTTGATGTAGAGATTAGGATAATCTTATTCTATTATCTAgaaaaaattctttaaaatgtTGAGTGCATATGAAAGACGTTTCACTAGATTACATGTGCAACGTTGAACgtgttttttcaaaaaaaattaattaagttCTGCAATTTTTTGAATCAAGTGTTCCAAAGTATTGAACGCATATGAATGCAAATCTAGACCACAGTGATTTCATTATACGGATCAGAAGAAAATAATACAAAAAGAAAACGTGTGCCGAGCACTCGTGGGCCGGCCCACTTTAGTAGTGGGCTGTCTTGGGCCTAACGAACTACGCGACGAACAGCTGCAGAGCCGCCGGCGCCGTCTTCACGACGCCCCACGCCGGCGGCGACTTCGCTTATTCCACGCGCGCGACGCACGGTTGCGGGCAGCGCAGCATTCTCTTGGTTTGcaggcacggcggcggcggcggtgacggcAATGTTGGCCCGAGGGCGCCGACGGCCTCCATGGCGTACATCGGAGACGTTGATGTAGACTGCGTGGCCGGAGGTGGCGAGGCGGGCTTcgaggaaggcgagggagatGGGAGCTGCGGCTCCGGACGGCACCGTCGACGAGGAGCACGATTTAGTCGAGCAGCTCGAGGATGCGGAAGCTGGCCTGATTTCTGGTTTGCTTTAATTTCTGTGAGATCTAATGGTTTACTCTAATCTCTAAAGCTGTAACTAGTTGGGAATGCCAGAGCCGAGAGGCGGATTGCGTTGAGTTTTTGCATTGTTTACACAAAGATGTTGTGATTAATGGCTCTCACTCTCTAATATTGATCATTCTTAAAATTTTATTCATCTGAAATTTACTTAGCTTGGATCTTTTATTAACAATTCTGCTAATTTTTTGCTTTTGAGAAACGTTCTTCTTCTCTGACACTGGGAAAAAATAAAGCACGGCACACCAATCAAAGTCCCAGGTTTATTCTAGTGTCTCTATCCATACCATTTCTTGCGCGAATGTTTGAAAACAAATCCAGAGAAACAACCTACTTTTCCATTCAACATGAAATAATTGAGGAAATTTGTACAGTTGAGGAAACTGTTGAAGATGGTTTTGTGGTGACATAGTTGTTCAACTTGCAAAGTGACGATGTTATATCTGTAGCGGTGGCGGTACCTTCACCTTGTTTAGGTTCCATTTGGTATTGTGGTGGCTTTTCAAAAGCATTTATCGAAAGAAGACCAGCATTTGGAAACTACTGATGAACATACTGAGACAATTTACAAAGGAACATAGTTGTTGTGGAAGACAAAGTTGTGCTGACATGGTTAGACTAAGGACTTTGACATCTAAACAAGTCTTTGTTCAACGAAAGAACAGCGATATAACATGCCAAATAAACGATATTGGCGTGATTGGTCATAAGGCGGTAAGACCATAGACCTTATTACATCAGCATGTGGAAGTGGTGATGAGGTAGACAAGACCACAAGTTCACAACAAAGAAGCTGAAAGGAAATTACACAGTAAAAGTAGTTCATACGTTGGTCTACAAGCCACGCCTCTCTGACTCGGGGAGATTACCTTCATTGCCCTCAAACTGGGTGGGTTTGCTTCTGTCTGATTTGCTATTAGTTTTGCTGTTCTTCACTTGCTGATTATCAGAGAAGGTTTGTTCTCCAGACTTACTCTCAACTGGAGTTTCACCGTTGTTCTTGTCTGCATTTGTGGGGAGATCCTTCTTCCTTTGCTGCTGCGTTCCAGACTCCAGCAGTGCAGCTTCAGAACCCTGTTTGACATTGCTTTGCAGTGATGTACCAGACCTGTCTCCTTGCAGTTGCTGCTGTCCCATGCTCTTCTCAGGGGGTGATAGTACTTCTTTGGATGTTGCTAAGCTAGGAGAATTAGCTGTCTCGTTGGTTCCCATGGCACCATCTTTTGACTGTTGAGGCCTGTTCTGGTCAGATTGTGTCTGCAGCTTGGATGGTGCATTAGTTGGTGTTGCTTGAGCTTGTCCAGTGCTATTGTCTTCGACTTTTGCCAGGAAATCATTCTCCTTGGCCTTGCCAGTTTTAGCGACTGGTGCTGCATCAtcaccttgcttcttcttgttttcagCTAGCTGAGCCCTGGATTGATCTTTTGGTAGCTGCTGTACAGATGCTCCTTCCTTGTATGCTTCATTAATATCTCCCAGAGTCTTCGCTGGTGAAGGCCCAGGAGAAGATGCTCCAGCATTCCTGGGAACTCGCCCACCCGGCTGCTCATTGGGCGCTACCGTGGTAGTTTGACTAGTTCCATCGATACCAGTCTTCTCATTCTTTGTATCAGATAAGGAAGACACTGGTGGAGATTGGTCTAAAATTTGACCTGCGTTATGTCATGAATAAGCCTATGACCCATGGAAGAATAGTTACAAAGGTTATAGAGAAATTCTCTACCTATGACTACTAACCCTAAAAGAAAAATGTAACTAGATGTTGTCATAGTTGTAATCTAGATAAACAAGGCACCATTTcaatatttcagattttttCAGTATTAGCTACTTTACCTGGTGTGGTACGACTTTGTGTGTCAGGAGTTGGTGCTAGCCTTCCTGGTGCAGTAGATGGTATGACCGCCTTGTTCTTGCCATTAGCATCAAGAGTACCTCCACCCCGAACTGTAGAAGCATTCTGTCCACCAGAAGCTGGTGCTTGCACTGGTGCAGGTGATGCTGCACTTGGATCAGCCATTGCTGCCTTGGCTGACTCATCACCACTGATGCCACGTAAGGTAGGGCCGACTCCTTTGATTGATTGTATTGTTTGTTGAGAACCTAAAGTTGGTTCTGCCTCCGTTTTGTCAACAGATCTTCTGGTTGTGCGACCATCACCACTGTATGTAACGTCCAGGATTTCTCCTCGGTCACCTGGTGCTTGCTTCCCACGGGCATCACGAGTTGCTTCTTCGATTGGTGCTGAAGTAGTGCGACTCTCAGAAGGTGGTGTCTTCCTTGGTGTCACTTCTGGCGCCTTTTCACCCATGGTGGGACTCTTTTCTGAGTGTTCATCACttgtaacatgagtacctcgaTCAGCTCCTTGCACTAGTGCTGAGGCATTTCCAGCACCAGATGGGGTTTGCCGTGGTGCTCTCATGTCAATACCTGCTGTTCCAGCCAACCTGTCAGTGCTGGGAACAGCAGGAGGAGCTTGTTGGATTGATGATGTGGGAGCACTCCAAGCACTGGTTGTTGGTGATTCCCTTGGCACTGGTGATATTGTTTCTTGCTCATTGATGTATGTTGATCTTTTGGGGCCATCAGTAACACGATCGTCAGGAGCCATCCCTCCTGGTGGTGAAATGGTTGTCCTTTCATCAGCAGAGCTTGGAGCATGAAGAGCTCTTGTGCCAGTGGACAGAGAACCACCGGTTTTTGCATTATCTTGGGCCGTTGCAGTTTGATTTTCTCTGTCATGCTCATGCACCTCTGAAGGCTTCTTGGGAATGGCAGGTGCTTCTTCTTTGGTGGGTGCTTCAGAATCCGCAGGCTGCAATTGGAGTGCTGCTGCTTCACTTTCATTAAACATTCTCCGTAGCCTTTCAGTCTTGAATCTTTCATCACTAAT contains:
- the LOC133899326 gene encoding uncharacterized protein LOC133899326 translates to MTSINNGARSPPVVNVYHEKSMILPDVSRVLACLYEKDVKFETIKASYKDIFSLQASRSVPVPFYDGPVFLQDSRAICRYIAETYERQGYPFLLGKDVLERASIEQWLRHEEHAFDPPSRALFCHLAFPLHDEDDDDNKDIDREKRKLEEVLEVYEQRLSETEFLAGNKFTLADLVHLPGTYHVITSERFAYLYDSRKNVQRWWDRISARDSWKQVLKDMKTVEEQHIKEQLEQQQKQQWQTEQLPQFGRDIRIDPRQQEGTKPQTVLVAPPSTGTISNSIPSAPQRHETASDQKPSPPIQTKQGGFFTPATGNPPAPSRQTYSTPQKPPSSVDSTKSTFFTPAATPSSAKTHQRTYAEKSSYKDTSSPSKTSQKSPKEFPDKPQVSGFFSASNQNNGAGSFAKPSPKQAKIPGANQTTGAAAYDKPSAGSAKAPHKTDDPDSKADKDRATSPAQEVQSGPRNAQRQAKALPSDLKAPDKSPLQVESKEDIKGVSSDDERFKTERLRRMLAASEAAESQLQFADSQAPATPKKPSNAVSKKATEVDQNRATTSPAQNAKRQAKAPPSDQKVSDLSPLQVESKEDKKGNISDERFKTERLRRMFNESEAAALQLQPADSEAPTKEEAPAIPKKPSEVHEHDRENQTATAQDNAKTGGSLSTGTRALHAPSSADERTTISPPGGMAPDDRVTDGPKRSTYINEQETISPVPRESPTTSAWSAPTSSIQQAPPAVPSTDRLAGTAGIDMRAPRQTPSGAGNASALVQGADRGTHVTSDEHSEKSPTMGEKAPEVTPRKTPPSESRTTSAPIEEATRDARGKQAPGDRGEILDVTYSGDGRTTRRSVDKTEAEPTLGSQQTIQSIKGVGPTLRGISGDESAKAAMADPSAASPAPVQAPASGGQNASTVRGGGTLDANGKNKAVIPSTAPGRLAPTPDTQSRTTPGQILDQSPPVSSLSDTKNEKTGIDGTSQTTTVAPNEQPGGRVPRNAGASSPGPSPAKTLGDINEAYKEGASVQQLPKDQSRAQLAENKKKQGDDAAPVAKTGKAKENDFLAKVEDNSTGQAQATPTNAPSKLQTQSDQNRPQQSKDGAMGTNETANSPSLATSKEVLSPPEKSMGQQQLQGDRSGTSLQSNVKQGSEAALLESGTQQQRKKDLPTNADKNNGETPVESKSGEQTFSDNQQVKNSKTNSKSDRSKPTQFEGNEGNLPESERRGL